Below is a genomic region from Gemmatimonadales bacterium.
ACGACCGCGCCACCTACGACGCGGCATTCGATCTGTTCTGGCGCCGCAGCACCGTCGAAGGAGGTGTGTCCGATGCGCTGCCGAGGATCCGGCAGCAGGAGCGCAAGCATGGCGGGTTCGATCCCGGCGGGCCGGGCGTAAACGCCGCGGAGACCACCGACGTCGGGGACACGGTGGCCCCGAAGGCCGCGAGCGCGCTGGAGACGCTGCGTACCACGGACTTCGCGGAGATGACGACCGAGGAAGCGAACGACGCGGCCGCGATGCTCGCCGCACTCCCGCCGCGGCTCCCGCGGAGGCTGTCGCGGCGGAGCCGGCTGGACCGCACCGGCCGGCGCCTCGCCACGCGCGCGATGATCCGCCGGTCGCTGGGCAGCGGCGGCGAGACGCTCGACTTCCGCTTCTTCCGGCGCACCACGCGCCCGCGGCCGATCGTCCTGGTGTGCGACATCAGCGGCTCGATGGAGCGCTACAGCCGCTTCCTGCTCCGCTTCGCGCACGCGCTCCAGCGCGCCGGCGCACCTCTGGAAGTGTTCGTCTTCGGCACGCGGCTCACCCGCATCACGCGCGAGCTGCGCGGGCGCGATCCTGACGCCGCCCTGCGACGCGTGGCGTGGAAGGTGGTGGACTGGAGCGGCGGCACGCGGATCGGCGCCAGCCTGCGCGAGTTGAACCTTCGCTGGGTGAGGCGGACCATCAGGAGCGGCGCGATAGTACTGCTAGTATCCGATGGGTGGGAGCGCGACGATCCGGCGCTGCTCGCGCGCGAGATGGCGACGCTCCAGCGTTCCTGTCACCGGCTGATCTGGCTGGACCCGCTGGCGAGCCGCCCCGGGTTCGAGCCGGCGACGGAAGGGCTGCGCGCGGCGCTGCCGTTCGTGGACGACTTCGTGCCCTGCGCGAGCGTCGCGTCGCTCGAGGCGCTCGCGACGCGCCTGTCCGCCCTGCCGGCCTCGGCCGCCACCGAACGCACCGGGTACGCCGGCCGACCGGCATCCTGAGGAGATCCATGTCCGTTCCACGTTTCGGCCGCCGGTACGCGGCTGCCTTCATCCTGGTGGCCACGGCGTGCGCCCCCGTCGGAACGCCTCGTCTGGCACCGGTCGTCGGCGACTCGGCGCGGTTCGAGCAGTTCGTGGACCGGTACCTCGAGGGCCCGCGCGAGCGGCGAAGCGGGAATCGCGATGACACGAGGGACTTCCTGGCCGGTCTGGACACCGCGGCCGCTCCACGGGCGGCCGAGCGGGCAGCGGGCCAGCTCACCCTGCTGCGGGCAATGGACACGACCCGGCTCTCCGTCCCGCAGCGCATCGACTGGCTGCTGGTCGAGTCGTACCTCATGCGCACCATCGCGGACACGGTGCTGCACCAGGCCGAGCGCATCCCCGGCCGTTATCTCACCCTGGGCGACCTGTACTGGCGGGTCGCGGGGGACCGGCCCCCGACCCCGAGCGACTGGCGCGACATCCGCCGCGACCTGCTGCGCGCGCCGCTCGCGATGGATCTCGGCCGCCGGCAGCTGCGGGAGCCCCCGCCGCTCTGGGTGAGGCTCGCCGTCTCCACGGCGCGCAGCTACAGCGGATTCCTGGGCGGCGAGTTCGCCAACCGGGTGCGTTCCACCGCGCCGGACACGTTGCGCGAATCGCTCCTCGCCGCGGGCGAGCGGGCGCGCTCCGCGCTGGATGGGTACGCCGCCTTCCTCCAGGACACGTTGCGGCCGGGCGCCGAGGGCTCTTGGGGCTCGGGCCGCGAATACTACGACTGGGTCCTCGCGCACACCAACTTCCTGGGTTACGGCGCGGACTCGATGATCGCGCTGGGAAGGCGTCTTCACGCCGAGACGAAGAGCGCGCTCGACTCTCTCGCCGCGACCATCCGGCCCGGGACACCGTGGCGAGTCCTCGCGGACGAGATGCGCGAGCGGCACCCGGAGGCCGGTCACGTGACCGAGGCCTATCAGCGCGCTTCGCACCGGGTGCAAGGGCTCCTCATCCGCGACGACCTCGTGGCGATCCCGCCATGCGAGCAGCTCACTTTCGTGCCGACGCCGCCCCAGCTGCGCGAGACGTATGCGTGGGGCGGCTACGGCGGCATCACCGTTCGGGACAGTGTCATGGTGGGCCGGTTCTTCGTCACCGACGTCGTGCCTTCGATGACGCCGGAGCAGACGCGCGAGAAGCTGCGGACCCAGAACAACGGATGGATCAGCGTGATCGCGCTGCACGAGGGGTATCCCGGCCATCATCTCCAGACCACGTACGCGCGGCGGAACGCCAGGCG
It encodes:
- a CDS encoding VWA domain-containing protein; protein product: MSPSSAAAGDRSGHPAQQVDGEALTANVVQFGRVLRRAGLQVDPDQTRNFARALALLGVGRRGDAKAAGRAVFVRRRDDRATYDAAFDLFWRRSTVEGGVSDALPRIRQQERKHGGFDPGGPGVNAAETTDVGDTVAPKAASALETLRTTDFAEMTTEEANDAAAMLAALPPRLPRRLSRRSRLDRTGRRLATRAMIRRSLGSGGETLDFRFFRRTTRPRPIVLVCDISGSMERYSRFLLRFAHALQRAGAPLEVFVFGTRLTRITRELRGRDPDAALRRVAWKVVDWSGGTRIGASLRELNLRWVRRTIRSGAIVLLVSDGWERDDPALLAREMATLQRSCHRLIWLDPLASRPGFEPATEGLRAALPFVDDFVPCASVASLEALATRLSALPASAATERTGYAGRPAS
- a CDS encoding DUF885 domain-containing protein, whose amino-acid sequence is MSVPRFGRRYAAAFILVATACAPVGTPRLAPVVGDSARFEQFVDRYLEGPRERRSGNRDDTRDFLAGLDTAAAPRAAERAAGQLTLLRAMDTTRLSVPQRIDWLLVESYLMRTIADTVLHQAERIPGRYLTLGDLYWRVAGDRPPTPSDWRDIRRDLLRAPLAMDLGRRQLREPPPLWVRLAVSTARSYSGFLGGEFANRVRSTAPDTLRESLLAAGERARSALDGYAAFLQDTLRPGAEGSWGSGREYYDWVLAHTNFLGYGADSMIALGRRLHAETKSALDSLAATIRPGTPWRVLADEMRERHPEAGHVTEAYQRASHRVQGLLIRDDLVAIPPCEQLTFVPTPPQLRETYAWGGYGGITVRDSVMVGRFFVTDVVPSMTPEQTREKLRTQNNGWISVIALHEGYPGHHLQTTYARRNARRLRRSGGNSYYGEGWALYAEHWMARAGLFENDDARLAQLQMRLWRTARVIIDPSLHTGTMTYEQAVRFFVDEVGLERSAAEAEVNRFTTWPTQAPSYIVGWQEISRLEAEMRAGLGARFSPKRFVEQVLEAGPLPPALLQRAVREANGLTR